One part of the Macrobrachium nipponense isolate FS-2020 chromosome 38, ASM1510439v2, whole genome shotgun sequence genome encodes these proteins:
- the LOC135209574 gene encoding lysophosphatidylserine lipase ABHD12-like, with translation MFSISLSSLCHVDLFRGLPYFDWAFVEPLKDIDVQFQSDVHITKITTPLIILHAHDDRVIPFDLGKKLHEAGQNGRSPEHPISFIEFKAELGYGHNYIAKAPELTSIIRDFIKSAQKSI, from the exons ATgttctccatctccctttcatcattatgTCACGTAGAT ctCTTTCGAGGTTTACCATATTTTGATTGGGCATTTGTGGAACCACTTAAGGATATTGACGTCCAATTCCAGAGTGATGtgcatataactaaaataacaaccCCACTTATCATTCTTCATGCACACGACGACCGAGTTATTCCATTTGATCTTGGTAAAAAG TTACATGAAGCTGGTCAGAATGGAAGATCTCCTGAGCACCCCATTAGTTTCATAGAGTTTAAAGCAGAATTGGGCTATGGTCACAACTATATTGCAAAAGCCCCAGAACTGACATCAATCATAAG GGATTTCATCAAGTCTGCACAGAAGAGTATTTAA